A portion of the Apis mellifera strain DH4 linkage group LG6, Amel_HAv3.1, whole genome shotgun sequence genome contains these proteins:
- the LOC100577712 gene encoding uncharacterized protein LOC100577712 isoform X1 — translation MWISIVITITTTMITTMMIIIGNCETYEGKDYERMPRLLDVFRHFRQSKESQENRGYIEQCRATNLRKDQLGHVNVFAFLDPSWNYSYRQAVMLELLKKQLEKSGFSNILLFMVARPSDLPEDDTENSMEIKAWLEISKNIQESEHFLSLDKMIFSDIAKEKKGIIFLQDTFELGIWKSFRASKDEVIIIDRCGKITYQIIVPWSILYFPYVKAAILSTYKDDPCGPCYEQSSIIRESIDYRDYLLKTINSEKKKINKNLDIRPEIFTDATMPVEESTRIENDKYTSTVIPFDSNNYKITTYDITTKVPVIQTTENMKKNENVGKNNFLTDKNVKITSEISYEQKQTQISTTRIISNFETTQAYKETQDCNFSNKHINGNNHSYPKTNDLNTDLSRHLEEQQIESENILRDTKIEKEEVNKSTKYEELQIQKDKSLPLRIILYAPHLHEENGTFKKYTHLILKTGSPDYHDHFNSKTSTSNQKTFFNFKNDKPTVLKTSDSIMLDDKKLTEYVSSVNESPGVYGEIADYWQTIDDDEFNNKNENIEFTDYDYVTADDTENNVSNTFDNESTLLRPSNIIDSDMNIKNNDDLDNFIQRRLIEHYNKLLTWIYYIL, via the exons ATGTGGATTTCGATTGTAATCACGATAACGACGACGATGATAAcaacgatgatgataataattggaaattgcGAAACTTACGAAGGGAAGGATTACGAAAGGATGCCGCGATTGCTCGATGTTTTTCGTCATTTCCGACAATCGAAGGAATCGCAAGAGAATCGAGGATATATCGAGCAATGCCGTGCCACGAATTTACGAAAAGATCAATTGGGGCACGTTAACGTGTTCGCGTTTTTGGATCCCTCGTGGAATTACAGTTATAGGCAAGCCGTCAT GttggaattattaaagaaGCAGTTAGAAAAGTCtggattttcaaatattttgctcTTCATGGTTGCGCGGCCGTCAGATTTGCCGGAAGATGACACAGAAAATAGTATGGAGATAAAAGCGTGGTtggaaatatctaaaaatatacagGAATCCGAACACTTTTTAAGCTtggataaaatgatatttagtGATATtgcaaaggaaaagaaagggattatttttcttcaagatACTTTCGAATTGGGTATTTGGAAAAGTTTTCGTGCTTCGAAAGATGAAGTGATAATTATTGATCG TTGCGGAAAAATAACTTATCAGATTATTGTACCTTGGAGTATACTATACTTTCCTTATGTTAAAGCAGCCATACTTTCTACATATAAAGATGATCCATGTGGTCCTTGTTAT GAACAATCGTCAATAATACGCGAATCGATAGATTACAgagattatcttttaaaaactataaattcggaaaagaagaagataaataaaaatcttgataTAAGACCAGAAATATTTACTGACGCAACTATGCCTGTCGAAGAATCAAcaagaattgaaaatgataaatacacGAGCACTGTCATTCCTTtcgattcaaataattataaaattacaacttATGATATTACAACTAAAGTGCCAGTAATTCAAACGacagaaaatatgaaaaaaaatgagaatgtaggaaaaaacaattttttaacagaTAAGAACGTTAAAATAACTTCTGAAATATCGTATGAACAAAAACAAACTCAGATATCAACTACACGTATAATATCGAACTTCGAAACGACACAAGCCTATAAAGAAACACaagattgtaatttttcaaataaacatataaatggaaataatcaTTCGTATCCCAAGACGAACGATTTAAATACTGATTTATCAAGACATCTTGAAGAACAACAAATTGAAtcggaaaatatattaagagatacaaaaatagagaaagaagaag TAAACAAAAGTACTAAGTACGAAGAGttacaaattcaaaaagaCAAAAGTTTACCTTTACGTATTATATTGTACGCTCCGCATTTGCATGAAGAAAATGGaacattcaaaaaatatacacatttaattttgaaaacagGAAGTCCTGATTACCATGATCATTTTAATAGTAAGACTTCAACTTCTAATCAAAAG accttttttaattttaaaaacgataaGCCAACAGTATTGAAAACGTCAGATTCAATAATGttagatgataaaaaattaactgaaTATGTAAGTAGCGTAAATGAAAGTCCAGGAGTATATGGAGAAATCGCAGATTATTGGCAAACTATTGACGACGatgaattcaataataaaaatgaaaatattgaatttacagATTATGATTATGTTAcg gcAGATGATACAGAAAATAATGTTAGTAATACTTTTGATAATGAAAGTACCTTATTAAGACCAAGCAATATAATTGATTcagatatgaatattaaaaataacgatgatttagataattttatacaacgaAGATTAATcgaacattataataaattattaacgtggatttattatattctttaa
- the LOC100577712 gene encoding uncharacterized protein LOC100577712 isoform X2, whose amino-acid sequence MWISIVITITTTMITTMMIIIGNCETYEGKDYERMPRLLDVFRHFRQSKESQENRGYIEQCRATNLRKDQLGHVNVFAFLDPSWNYSYRQAVMLELLKKQLEKSGFSNILLFMVARPSDLPEDDTENSMEIKAWLEISKNIQESEHFLSLDKMIFSDIAKEKKGIIFLQDTFELGIWKSFRASKDEVIIIDRCGKITYQIIVPWSILYFPYVKAAILSTYKDDPCGPCYEQSSIIRESIDYRDYLLKTINSEKKKINKNLDIRPEIFTDATMPVEESTRIENDKYTSTVIPFDSNNYKITTYDITTKVPVIQTTENMKKNENVGKNNFLTDKNVKITSEISYEQKQTQISTTRIISNFETTQAYKETQDCNFSNKHINGNNHSYPKTNDLNTDLSRHLEEQQIESENILRDTKIEKEEVNKSTKYEELQIQKDKSLPLRIILYAPHLHEENGTFKKYTHLILKTGSPDYHDHFNSKTSTSNQKPTVLKTSDSIMLDDKKLTEYVSSVNESPGVYGEIADYWQTIDDDEFNNKNENIEFTDYDYVTADDTENNVSNTFDNESTLLRPSNIIDSDMNIKNNDDLDNFIQRRLIEHYNKLLTWIYYIL is encoded by the exons ATGTGGATTTCGATTGTAATCACGATAACGACGACGATGATAAcaacgatgatgataataattggaaattgcGAAACTTACGAAGGGAAGGATTACGAAAGGATGCCGCGATTGCTCGATGTTTTTCGTCATTTCCGACAATCGAAGGAATCGCAAGAGAATCGAGGATATATCGAGCAATGCCGTGCCACGAATTTACGAAAAGATCAATTGGGGCACGTTAACGTGTTCGCGTTTTTGGATCCCTCGTGGAATTACAGTTATAGGCAAGCCGTCAT GttggaattattaaagaaGCAGTTAGAAAAGTCtggattttcaaatattttgctcTTCATGGTTGCGCGGCCGTCAGATTTGCCGGAAGATGACACAGAAAATAGTATGGAGATAAAAGCGTGGTtggaaatatctaaaaatatacagGAATCCGAACACTTTTTAAGCTtggataaaatgatatttagtGATATtgcaaaggaaaagaaagggattatttttcttcaagatACTTTCGAATTGGGTATTTGGAAAAGTTTTCGTGCTTCGAAAGATGAAGTGATAATTATTGATCG TTGCGGAAAAATAACTTATCAGATTATTGTACCTTGGAGTATACTATACTTTCCTTATGTTAAAGCAGCCATACTTTCTACATATAAAGATGATCCATGTGGTCCTTGTTAT GAACAATCGTCAATAATACGCGAATCGATAGATTACAgagattatcttttaaaaactataaattcggaaaagaagaagataaataaaaatcttgataTAAGACCAGAAATATTTACTGACGCAACTATGCCTGTCGAAGAATCAAcaagaattgaaaatgataaatacacGAGCACTGTCATTCCTTtcgattcaaataattataaaattacaacttATGATATTACAACTAAAGTGCCAGTAATTCAAACGacagaaaatatgaaaaaaaatgagaatgtaggaaaaaacaattttttaacagaTAAGAACGTTAAAATAACTTCTGAAATATCGTATGAACAAAAACAAACTCAGATATCAACTACACGTATAATATCGAACTTCGAAACGACACAAGCCTATAAAGAAACACaagattgtaatttttcaaataaacatataaatggaaataatcaTTCGTATCCCAAGACGAACGATTTAAATACTGATTTATCAAGACATCTTGAAGAACAACAAATTGAAtcggaaaatatattaagagatacaaaaatagagaaagaagaag TAAACAAAAGTACTAAGTACGAAGAGttacaaattcaaaaagaCAAAAGTTTACCTTTACGTATTATATTGTACGCTCCGCATTTGCATGAAGAAAATGGaacattcaaaaaatatacacatttaattttgaaaacagGAAGTCCTGATTACCATGATCATTTTAATAGTAAGACTTCAACTTCTAATCAAAAG CCAACAGTATTGAAAACGTCAGATTCAATAATGttagatgataaaaaattaactgaaTATGTAAGTAGCGTAAATGAAAGTCCAGGAGTATATGGAGAAATCGCAGATTATTGGCAAACTATTGACGACGatgaattcaataataaaaatgaaaatattgaatttacagATTATGATTATGTTAcg gcAGATGATACAGAAAATAATGTTAGTAATACTTTTGATAATGAAAGTACCTTATTAAGACCAAGCAATATAATTGATTcagatatgaatattaaaaataacgatgatttagataattttatacaacgaAGATTAATcgaacattataataaattattaacgtggatttattatattctttaa
- the LOC100577712 gene encoding uncharacterized protein LOC100577712 isoform X3, with protein MWISIVITITTTMITTMMIIIGNCETYEGKDYERMPRLLDVFRHFRQSKESQENRGYIEQCRATNLRKDQLGHVNVFAFLDPSWNYSYRQAVMLELLKKQLEKSGFSNILLFMVARPSDLPEDDTENSMEIKAWLEISKNIQESEHFLSLDKMIFSDIAKEKKGIIFLQDTFELGIWKSFRASKDEVIIIDRCGKITYQIIVPWSILYFPYVKAAILSTYKDDPCGPCYEQSSIIRESIDYRDYLLKTINSEKKKINKNLDIRPEIFTDATMPVEESTRIENDKYTSTVIPFDSNNYKITTYDITTKVPVIQTTENMKKNENVGKNNFLTDKNVKITSEISYEQKQTQISTTRIISNFETTQAYKETQDCNFSNKHINGNNHSYPKTNDLNTDLSRHLEEQQIESENILRDTKIEKEEVNKSTKYEELQIQKDKSLPLRIILYAPHLHEENGTFKKYTHLILKTGSPDYHDHFNSKTSTSNQKTFFNFKNDKPTVLKTSDSIMLDDKKLTEYVSSVNESPGVYGEIADYWQTIDDDEFNNKNENIEFTDYDYVTMIQKIMLVILLIMKVPY; from the exons ATGTGGATTTCGATTGTAATCACGATAACGACGACGATGATAAcaacgatgatgataataattggaaattgcGAAACTTACGAAGGGAAGGATTACGAAAGGATGCCGCGATTGCTCGATGTTTTTCGTCATTTCCGACAATCGAAGGAATCGCAAGAGAATCGAGGATATATCGAGCAATGCCGTGCCACGAATTTACGAAAAGATCAATTGGGGCACGTTAACGTGTTCGCGTTTTTGGATCCCTCGTGGAATTACAGTTATAGGCAAGCCGTCAT GttggaattattaaagaaGCAGTTAGAAAAGTCtggattttcaaatattttgctcTTCATGGTTGCGCGGCCGTCAGATTTGCCGGAAGATGACACAGAAAATAGTATGGAGATAAAAGCGTGGTtggaaatatctaaaaatatacagGAATCCGAACACTTTTTAAGCTtggataaaatgatatttagtGATATtgcaaaggaaaagaaagggattatttttcttcaagatACTTTCGAATTGGGTATTTGGAAAAGTTTTCGTGCTTCGAAAGATGAAGTGATAATTATTGATCG TTGCGGAAAAATAACTTATCAGATTATTGTACCTTGGAGTATACTATACTTTCCTTATGTTAAAGCAGCCATACTTTCTACATATAAAGATGATCCATGTGGTCCTTGTTAT GAACAATCGTCAATAATACGCGAATCGATAGATTACAgagattatcttttaaaaactataaattcggaaaagaagaagataaataaaaatcttgataTAAGACCAGAAATATTTACTGACGCAACTATGCCTGTCGAAGAATCAAcaagaattgaaaatgataaatacacGAGCACTGTCATTCCTTtcgattcaaataattataaaattacaacttATGATATTACAACTAAAGTGCCAGTAATTCAAACGacagaaaatatgaaaaaaaatgagaatgtaggaaaaaacaattttttaacagaTAAGAACGTTAAAATAACTTCTGAAATATCGTATGAACAAAAACAAACTCAGATATCAACTACACGTATAATATCGAACTTCGAAACGACACAAGCCTATAAAGAAACACaagattgtaatttttcaaataaacatataaatggaaataatcaTTCGTATCCCAAGACGAACGATTTAAATACTGATTTATCAAGACATCTTGAAGAACAACAAATTGAAtcggaaaatatattaagagatacaaaaatagagaaagaagaag TAAACAAAAGTACTAAGTACGAAGAGttacaaattcaaaaagaCAAAAGTTTACCTTTACGTATTATATTGTACGCTCCGCATTTGCATGAAGAAAATGGaacattcaaaaaatatacacatttaattttgaaaacagGAAGTCCTGATTACCATGATCATTTTAATAGTAAGACTTCAACTTCTAATCAAAAG accttttttaattttaaaaacgataaGCCAACAGTATTGAAAACGTCAGATTCAATAATGttagatgataaaaaattaactgaaTATGTAAGTAGCGTAAATGAAAGTCCAGGAGTATATGGAGAAATCGCAGATTATTGGCAAACTATTGACGACGatgaattcaataataaaaatgaaaatattgaatttacagATTATGATTATGTTAcg ATGATACAGAAAATAATGTTAGTAATACTTTTGATAATGAAAGTACCTTATTAA